The DNA segment ATTGAAAATATTTAATTAAATAATTAGGAGTGATAATATGGCTACTATATTTACAAAAATAATTAACAGAGAAATTCCTGCTACTATAGTTTATGAAAATGACAAAGTTATCGCATTTAAAGATATCAATCCTGCAGCTCCTGTTCATATTCTTGTAGTTCCTAAAAAGGAAATCCCTACTATCAATGATATTAAGGAAGAGGATAAAGAACTTATTGGAGAAATCTTCCTTGCAATTGGTAAAATTGCTAAAGATTTTGGAATTGATAAAGATGGATACAGAG comes from the Fusobacterium sp. DD2 genome and includes:
- a CDS encoding histidine triad nucleotide-binding protein; translation: MATIFTKIINREIPATIVYENDKVIAFKDINPAAPVHILVVPKKEIPTINDIKEEDKELIGEIFLAIGKIAKDFGIDKDGYRVIANCNEYGGQEVFHLHYHILGGQKLGRLIV